The following coding sequences are from one Synergistaceae bacterium window:
- a CDS encoding PqqD family protein yields the protein MNAAYNMLKNFIPVRNAMKVREDGNFLIAANNEKEIFYLNSTARDFWEFIDGNISVDSICEKFLCEYDINRDSLENDLVNLLRDLQWKKLIRIKIGGDLS from the coding sequence ATGAATGCTGCTTATAATATGCTGAAAAATTTTATTCCCGTTCGTAATGCCATGAAAGTTAGGGAGGACGGAAATTTTTTAATCGCTGCTAACAACGAGAAAGAAATTTTTTATCTCAACTCGACGGCGCGGGACTTCTGGGAATTTATCGACGGAAATATAAGCGTTGACTCAATCTGCGAAAAATTTTTATGCGAATACGATATTAACCGCGACTCACTTGAGAATGATTTAGTGAATCTTTTGCGCGACTTACAATGGAAAAAATTAATTAGAATCAAAATAGGAGGTGATTTGTCATGA
- a CDS encoding DUF1232 domain-containing protein has product MGEGLMADEKLDPKYAKNYSDDNFWDKIKGVLKSAGREIVYKALQLYYVMKRPECPAAIKTAIVAALGYFILPLDLVPDFIPVVGFTDDLAAIGAALLMSQMYVNDEVKAQARESLDNFFGAGTSVGID; this is encoded by the coding sequence ATGGGTGAAGGTTTAATGGCTGATGAAAAATTAGATCCTAAGTATGCTAAAAATTATTCAGATGACAATTTCTGGGACAAAATTAAAGGCGTTCTCAAGTCTGCCGGGCGTGAAATAGTTTATAAAGCTCTTCAATTATATTACGTCATGAAGCGTCCTGAGTGTCCTGCTGCGATAAAAACGGCGATAGTTGCGGCGTTAGGTTATTTTATTCTGCCGTTGGATCTAGTGCCCGATTTTATTCCGGTTGTGGGCTTCACTGATGATTTAGCGGCGATTGGTGCAGCTCTCTTAATGTCCCAAATGTATGTAAACGATGAAGTCAAAGCACAGGCACGTGAAAGTCTTGATAATTTTTTCGGGGCTGGAACTTCTGTCGGGATTGATTAA
- a CDS encoding YkgJ family cysteine cluster protein, whose product MMNFLQAQNLPEISQIAAQLNNGSGTCKYFDSDSRLCKIYDSRPIICNNKKFYEERLKNVMTREEFDEILFTSCNKVRSSHHERLREN is encoded by the coding sequence ATGATGAACTTCCTGCAAGCTCAAAATTTGCCGGAAATTTCACAAATAGCAGCTCAATTAAATAACGGTTCGGGAACTTGCAAATATTTTGACTCTGACTCTAGGCTCTGCAAAATCTATGACTCACGGCCAATAATCTGCAACAACAAAAAATTTTATGAAGAGAGACTAAAAAATGTCATGACACGTGAAGAATTTGACGAGATTTTATTTACATCATGCAATAAAGTTAGGAGCAGCCATCATGAAAGACTACGCGAAAATTAA
- a CDS encoding radical SAM protein, translating to MKDYAKINFLRDKKAAQDEANYLNRLISENLYPEKFIMPLTLQFELTSHCNVHCKHCYNRSGENNLSADRMTPENWKIFARYLVKHGGIFQCVISGGEPLLLGDDLFEIMDILHDDGTIFLLISNGLLMTPEKVKSFAKYRYKWLQISIDGATRERHDSFRQKNGSFDAAIKAVFMLSSAGIPVMIAHSVTPENLCELDKMCSLAYELGAAGIILGEIMPSGRTFLNQEILLNHEQRNILYEKINENAAKFSGKMQVQRSSGTKIQLMRAQNSPVTGAIIRPDGNIRLDCVAPFVIGNVLDEDFCEIWQSKAPDIWKRPEIVNYIDSWDDIDEINHGIKNYFDSDVIL from the coding sequence ATGAAAGACTACGCGAAAATTAATTTTTTACGAGACAAGAAAGCAGCTCAGGACGAAGCAAATTATCTGAATCGCCTTATATCAGAAAATTTATATCCTGAAAAATTTATTATGCCTCTGACTCTGCAATTTGAGCTTACTTCACATTGTAACGTTCATTGCAAGCACTGTTATAACCGTTCGGGCGAGAATAATTTATCAGCTGACAGAATGACTCCCGAAAACTGGAAAATTTTTGCGCGTTATCTCGTCAAGCACGGGGGAATCTTTCAATGCGTCATTTCAGGGGGTGAGCCTCTTTTACTGGGTGATGACTTATTCGAGATAATGGACATTTTACACGATGACGGAACAATTTTTTTGCTGATCTCTAACGGTTTATTGATGACTCCCGAAAAAGTTAAATCATTCGCGAAATATCGTTATAAATGGCTGCAAATTTCAATTGACGGCGCGACTCGTGAACGTCATGACTCATTCAGGCAGAAAAACGGCAGCTTTGACGCGGCAATAAAAGCGGTTTTCATGCTCTCAAGTGCGGGGATTCCTGTAATGATTGCGCACTCTGTAACGCCCGAAAATTTATGTGAACTCGATAAAATGTGCTCGCTTGCTTATGAGTTAGGGGCGGCAGGTATAATTTTAGGCGAGATAATGCCCAGCGGACGAACTTTTTTGAATCAGGAAATATTATTAAATCACGAGCAGAGAAATATTTTATACGAGAAAATTAACGAGAATGCAGCCAAATTTTCCGGAAAAATGCAGGTACAAAGGAGTTCAGGCACAAAGATTCAATTAATGCGCGCACAAAATTCACCAGTAACAGGAGCAATTATCAGACCGGACGGAAATATAAGACTCGATTGCGTTGCTCCGTTTGTTATTGGGAATGTGTTAGATGAAGATTTTTGCGAAATTTGGCAGAGTAAAGCCCCTGACATTTGGAAGAGGCCGGAAATTGTTAATTATATTGACTCATGGGACGACATCGACGAAATCAATCACGGAATCAAGAATTATTTTGACTCTGACGTGATACTATAA